In Babylonia areolata isolate BAREFJ2019XMU chromosome 10, ASM4173473v1, whole genome shotgun sequence, the following proteins share a genomic window:
- the LOC143286317 gene encoding arylsulfatase B-like has protein sequence MAISKLTSAVLLLMVTCFLFRESAANTRRLKPNILFILLDDLGWNDLGVYDPNMVTPNIDKLYREGFRLNYSYTDPVGSSSRASLFSGKFSFRMGLQDGAINKYTDAHVPLNHTLLPQALKYRGYRTHMIGKWGQGFCNLDQTPTYRGFDTFFGHYTSSVNYTTKATEEGYYDFRDGEEVMTDPKYTTMYNTDVLGKRAISTISAHKRKNPNNENPFFIMLSFTAIQGPNDVPYKYVRKCRKSVFTSEERKQKCGMMAAVDLSIYRVMRALQKTEQDENTVVIFTSDNGGDAQLGSSNWPLRGSKGSVWEGGVRVPTFLWSAGTAVLPVQNHTYTAFFHVVDWYPTLIGFAKKRGRPNWPRRIAPAMDGINHWRLIKRGVKKSFRREWGYLVTEGDSELACVRQGDYKLVVREENSPGWYRPPLGINATDLEEPELDYERRPFLMFNIRKDPSETRDLSRSKVDKIVTAREALLDLYEDYKADYVPKQGQVVDSSPGNHPEYNNDLGHSSADSKDAGVLFGTPERRVTLHPDLIPSNNVTFDLVSLSASAKRS, from the exons ATGGCTATCAGCAAGCTGACGTCAgcagtgctgctgctgatggtgacgtGTTTCCTGTTCCGGGAAAGCGCGGCTAACACCAGGAGGCTGAAGCCTAACATCCTGTTCATCTTGCTGGACGACCTGGGCTGGAACGACCTGGGTGTCTACGACCCCAACATGGTGACCCCCAACATCGACAAGCTGTACAGGGAGGGCTTCAGGCTCAACTACTCCTACACAGACCCTGTGGGGAGCTCTTCCAGAGCCTCCCTCTTCTCCGGAAAGTTCTCCTTCAGGATGGGGCTGCAG gacGGAGCGATCAACAAGTACACCGATGCCCACGTGCCTCTCAACCACACCCTGCTGCCCCAGGCTCTCAAGTACCGAGGATACAGGACTCACATGATCGGCAAGTGGGGCCAG GGCTTCTGCAACCTGGATCAAACCCCGACCTACAGAGGCTTCGACACCTTCTTTGGCCACTACACCAGCTCTGTGAACTACACGACCAAGGCCACAGAGGAAGGGTACTACGATTTCCGTGATGGCGAGGAGGTGATGACAGACCCCAAGTACACCACCATGTACAACACGGACGTTCTGGGGAAACGGGCCATCAGCACGATCAGTGCGCATAAG AGAAAGAATCCTAACAACGAGAACCCCTTCTTCATCATGTTGTCCTTCACCGCTATACAGGGCCCCAACGACGTGCCCTACAAATATGTCAGAAAATGCCGCAAG AGCGTGTTCACGTCTGAGGAGCGCAAGCAGAAGTGCGGTATGATGGCTGCAGTGGACCTGTCCATCTACCGGGTCATGAGGGCCCTGCAGAAGACCGAGCAGGACGAGAACACCGTGGTCATCTTCACGTCCGACAACGGGGGCGACGCCCAGCTGGGCTCCAGCAACTGGCCGCTGAGAGGGAGCAAGGGGTCCgtgtgggaagggggagtgcGCGTGCCAACTTTCCTCTGGAG TGCGGGCACGGCAGTGCTGCCGGTTCAGAACCACACCTACACTGCTTTCTTCCACGTGGTGGACTGGTACCCCACGCTCATTGGATTCGCCAAGAAGAGAGGACGTCCCAACTGGCCCCGCAGGATCGCTCCTGCCATGGACGGGATCAACCACTGGAGACTCATCAAGAGG GGAGTGAAGAAAAGCTTCCGCAGAGAGTGGGGCTACCTGGTCACTGAGGGAGACTCCGAGCTGGCCTGTGTGCGGCAGGGAGACTACAAACTGGTCGTCAGGGAGGAGAACTCTCC AGGATGGTACCGACCTCCACTCGGCATCAAcgccacagacctggaggaacccgAGCTGGACTACGAACGCAGGCCCTTCCTTATGTTTAACATCCGTAAGGACCCCTCCGAGACGCGAGACCTGTCCAGGTCCAAGGTGGACAAGATCGTGACGGCAAGGGAGGCACTCCTGGACCTCTACGAGGACTACAAGGCCGACTACGTTCCCAAGCAGGGTCAGGTGGTGGACTCCAGCCCTGGAAACCACCCCGAGTACAACAAC GACCTCGGTCATTCCTCGGCAGACAGCAAGGACGCGGGTGTCCTCTTCGGAACGCCAGAGAGACGTGTGACCCTTCACCCAGACCTCATCCCTTCAAACAACGTAACATTCGATCTTGTGAGCTTGTCAGCGTCAGCCAAGAGGTCGTGA